atattattaattagttatgATTTTTTTGCCATATTCattaattagttattaataaggtaacattaatatatttaagtcgATTTTTCATGGTTTTAAGGTTGTTTAGCTAATCAATATAGCATTGATTTTCTTTTCAGGTTTATTAATTAGTTGTTTTAAGTCTATGTTTTAACGTTAGTTATTTTGAAAATCAATTTAGGTGCGTTTTATGGttgtttaatttgataaaaagataataaatactaaaatttaagATTATATAGTTTTTCAGTGGTATTAAACTGTAGTTAACTAGTTGTTTtagtttaaaatcaatttaggaaattatatattttattaggaAGAATGTTTAAATATAGGcttattaaatatttcagtGCCGTAGAATTATAGATAAGTTGTaagtataagatttttttttttttgtacttctattttaataagataaatttataaaatgttgaaattaatttttttttatctattttagatGGTATGTAGTtcaatatttacatattatatttaaataactgaaatatttgaagcttaacaaaaattaaactatttcaaaaatagactTTCATATTCTTATTAATTACTAAATACTTGCCCTTAAATTTATTGTTCTTTTCAAAAGATAGAACATCTGATGTACAATACAAAGTACCTTGCTGAACAAATTAGTGGATCAGAATTAATTTAGAGCATCTCTAactccactctatttttcatttagagtaaaaatgttccaattataatttatttatcactctataatagagtaaaaaataggctaactccaaatatagagtaacttgtttattttatacttcactctattttttattctaaaatagagtatcatTGGAGCAAACTCAAACTATATTAAAGagttactttattttagagtaaaaattaGAACAAGCGATTGGAAATGGTCTTACGACTAACTTGAAAGAGAATTATAGCAAATACAAAACATTATTCAAACACTAGTAAACGGTCACTTTGTGCGGTTTTGCTTCTCCTCGATCCCAGACTGAGAGAAGCGTTTTCTAAGAACTTCAAGAACGTCTtcaaacttcacatccctttTAGACATAAGCACCATCGAATGGTACAACACATCAGCCATCTCCGATGCTGTTCTTGAAGCGTCCTCCGTATCCTCCAGTGTTCTGCATAACTCGTCTGCTTCTTCCCTGAAACAAAAACACACACAGTTAAGCTCCATTAACTCGATGATATTGCAGTAACCTTTGATTGAAGAAAACCGACAAAAAATTACCTGATCTTTGAGCAAAGCAGAGCGTCATCCGTCAATAACCGTCGAGTCCATGATGGTTTGCCTTCTTGAGGAGCTGATGATTCTTCTTTCAGCTTCGAAATGATTGATTCTAGTGAATACAATGTTGTTAATGCTAGCGTGTTTCCTGCAGCCTGTGATGGGTAATTGTTGATGTTCTTCTTCCGATTTCAATATCTCTTGtcacagaaaaagaaaaactgcAAACCTCATCATTGTTTAGTTGATCGAACAC
This region of Brassica napus cultivar Da-Ae chromosome C5, Da-Ae, whole genome shotgun sequence genomic DNA includes:
- the LOC125586955 gene encoding histidine biosynthesis bifunctional protein hisIE, chloroplastic-like — translated: MQGFANRDALSTTITSRKATFFSRSRSALWTKGETSNNFINVLDVYLDCDRDSIIYLGTPDGPTCHTGAETCYYTSVFDQLNNDEAAGNTLALTTLYSLESIISKLKEESSAPQEGKPSWTRRLLTDDALLCSKIREEADELCRTLEDTEDASRTASEMADVLYHSMVLMSKRDVKFEDVLEVLRKRFSQSGIEEKQNRTK